Proteins encoded in a region of the Vitis riparia cultivar Riparia Gloire de Montpellier isolate 1030 chromosome 7, EGFV_Vit.rip_1.0, whole genome shotgun sequence genome:
- the LOC117917977 gene encoding protein indeterminate-domain 12-like → MFPAAMSNSTSLSEEASVSSGTRVQDFSSLNPVVSGISSQQQNQQKIKKKRNLPGNPDPDAEVIALSPKTLLATNRFVCEICNKGFQRDQNLQLHRRGHNLPWKLKQRNSKEIKKKAYVCPEPTCVHHHPSRALGDLTGIKKHFCRKHGEKKWKCEKCSKIYAVQSDWKAHSKTCGTREYRCDCGTLFSRKDSFITHRAFCDALAEESARLSVMNSTNQLLNLHPQNPCSFFPAFSTHHQQQQHFPNPPTHISLTSWDSPQNPNPNNPNQSPLQIKPEIHHLQIPSPISPQFFQEQPPPPPPTQQKNLMTSPFQNFHVSTQPTSAHLSATALLQKAATVGATANISFTGSSQSHMSRLHMAELGSFPHVGAGISPEYLGFASGNLSTWQKSDRLTRDFLGLTGESGGCGGGGGGGGGGGGSGGGADGAVNVSVNMRDMLQYTGGVEFQPYDRDHSLLKAHGFETWGDC, encoded by the exons ATGTTTCCTGCAGCCATGTCCAATTCAACTTCTTTATCTGAGGAAGCTAGCGTTTCTTCTGGCACCAGAGTTCAGGACTTCAGCAGCTTGAATCCAGTGGTTTCAGGCATTTCTTCTCAGCAGCAAAATCAACAGAAGatcaagaagaagagaaacCTCCCTGGAAACCCAG ACCCAGATGCTGAAGTGATTGCTTTATCTCCAAAGACCCTACTTGCTACCAATAGATTTGTCTGTGAGATCTGCAACAAAGGGTTTCAGAGAGATCAGAACCTTCAGCTCCACAGGAGAGGCCACAACCTTCCATGGAAGCTGAAGCAAAGAAACAGcaaagagataaaaaagaaaGCCTATGTTTGCCCTGAGCCCACATGTGTCCACCACCATCCCTCAAGGGCCCTTGGCGATCTTACAGGAATCAAGAAACACTTCTGTAGGAAACATGGGGAGAAGAAATGGAAGTGTGAGAAGTGTTCAAAGATCTATGCAGTTCAATCAGATTGGAAGGCTCACTCTAAAACCTGTGGAACTAGAGAATACAGATGTGACTGTGGAACCCTTTTCTCCAG GAAGGATAGCTTCATCACCCACAGAGCATTTTGTGATGCTTTAGCTGAAGAAAGTGCAAGGCTTTCAGTGATGAACTCAACCAACCAACTTCTCAATCTTCACCCACAAAACccatgttctttctttcctGCTTTCTCAACCCACCACCAGCAGCAGCAGCACTTCCCAAACCCACCAACCCACATTTCTCTGACTTCATGGGATTCAcctcaaaaccctaaccctaacaaCCCTAACCAAAGCCCACTTCAGATCAAGCCTGAAATTCACCACCTCCAAATCCCATCACCCATCTCTCCACAATTTTTCCAAGAACAACCACCACCACCCCCACCGACACAGCAGAAGAACTTGATGACTTCACCCTTCCAAAACTTCCACGTAAGCACACAGCCCACCTCGGCACACCTGTCAGCCACTGCACTCCTCCAGAAGGCTGCAACTGTTGGTGCAACTGCCAACATCTCATTCACAGGCTCTTCACAATCTCACATGTCTCGCCTACACATGGCGGAGCTTGGCTCATTCCCCCACGTGGGCGCCGGAATCTCGCCGGAGTACCTGGGTTTCGCCTCTGGAAACctttccacgtggcaaaaaagCGACCGGCTGACCAGGGACTTCCTGGGTCTGACTGGTGAGTCTGGTGGCTgtggtggaggaggaggaggaggaggaggaggaggaggcaGTGGTGGCGGTGCTGATGGAGCGGTTAACGTTAGCGTGAATATGAGGGACATGCTACAGTACACGGGAGGCGTAGAGTTCCAACCCTACGACCGTGACCACTCCTTGCTGAAGGCCCATGGCTTCGAAACCTGGGGTGACTGTTAG